In a single window of the Saccharothrix australiensis genome:
- a CDS encoding CYTH and CHAD domain-containing protein, whose protein sequence is MSTSVHETERKYEAPTGAALPDLADLPGVAAAAGPEELRLEAVYYDTADLRLARAGLTLRRRTGGDDAGWHLKLPVDADTREEVRLPPGRAAKHPPKELGALVQVHARGDELAPVARIRTTRQRWQLVDDRGDLLAEVVEDLVSAQDVADESVDSWREVEVELGERGDTALLDVVEERLARAGIVRSTSSAKLTRLLAGRIAPRPPAPRTGKTAGDVVLAYLREQADALKQQDPRVRRKEHDAVHGMRVATRRMRSALQAFGKVVDRERTRALTDELKWIAGVLGEARDAEVMRAGFEHNVAELDPDLVLGSVSAELTRHFAPLEADAHRSATAAMDSRRYFALLDAVDALLADPPLTPLAAGKAKKVLPPLIAKTYRRLARNAEHAHDDESLHESRKAAKRLRYAVEAVEPLYGKSARKYRKRLKDLQTLLGDHQDSVVARPVLRELGGQAHLDNANGFTFGLLYGMEVAKSQRVEERFPAAWRALGKPKFA, encoded by the coding sequence ATGTCGACATCGGTGCACGAGACGGAACGCAAGTACGAGGCGCCCACCGGTGCGGCGCTGCCGGACCTGGCCGACCTCCCCGGCGTCGCCGCCGCGGCGGGCCCGGAGGAGCTGCGGCTGGAAGCCGTCTACTACGACACCGCCGACCTGCGCCTCGCCCGCGCCGGGCTGACGCTGCGCAGGCGCACCGGCGGCGACGACGCGGGCTGGCACCTGAAGCTCCCGGTCGACGCGGACACCCGCGAGGAGGTCCGCCTCCCACCGGGACGGGCGGCCAAGCACCCGCCGAAGGAGCTCGGCGCGCTGGTCCAGGTGCACGCCAGGGGCGACGAGCTGGCGCCGGTGGCCCGCATCCGGACCACGCGGCAGCGCTGGCAGCTCGTCGACGACCGCGGCGACCTGCTCGCCGAGGTGGTCGAGGACCTGGTGTCGGCGCAGGACGTCGCGGACGAGTCCGTCGACAGCTGGCGCGAGGTCGAGGTCGAGCTGGGCGAGCGCGGCGACACCGCGCTGCTGGACGTCGTGGAGGAGCGGCTGGCGCGGGCGGGCATCGTCCGGTCGACGTCGTCGGCCAAGCTGACCCGCCTCCTGGCCGGCCGCATCGCGCCGCGCCCGCCCGCGCCGCGCACCGGCAAGACCGCCGGCGACGTCGTCCTGGCGTACCTGCGGGAGCAGGCGGACGCCCTCAAGCAGCAGGACCCCCGGGTGCGCCGCAAGGAGCACGACGCGGTGCACGGGATGCGGGTGGCGACGCGCCGGATGCGCAGCGCGCTCCAGGCGTTCGGCAAGGTCGTGGACCGCGAGCGGACCCGCGCGCTCACCGACGAGCTGAAGTGGATCGCCGGTGTGCTGGGCGAGGCGCGCGACGCCGAGGTGATGCGCGCCGGGTTCGAGCACAACGTCGCCGAGCTGGACCCCGACCTCGTCCTCGGCTCCGTCTCCGCCGAGCTGACCCGGCACTTCGCGCCCCTGGAGGCGGACGCGCACCGCTCGGCCACCGCCGCGATGGACAGCCGCCGCTACTTCGCCCTGCTGGACGCCGTGGACGCGCTGCTCGCCGACCCGCCACTGACGCCGCTCGCCGCCGGCAAGGCGAAGAAGGTCCTGCCCCCGCTCATCGCCAAGACCTACCGCCGCCTGGCGCGCAACGCCGAGCACGCCCACGACGACGAGTCGCTGCACGAGTCCCGCAAGGCCGCCAAGCGCCTGCGGTACGCCGTGGAGGCGGTCGAGCCGCTGTACGGCAAGAGCGCCAGGAAGTACCGCAAGCGCCTCAAGGACCTCCAGACCCTGTTGGGCGACCACCAGGACAGCGTGGTGGCCCGGCCGGTGCTGCGCGAACTCGGCGGCCAGGCCCACCTCGACAACGCCAACGGCTTCACCTTCGGCCTGCTCTACGGCATGGAGGTGGCGAAGTCGCAACGGGTCGAGGAGCGCTTCCCGGCCGCGTGGCGTGCGCTCGGCAAGCCGAAGTTCGCCTAA
- a CDS encoding HNH endonuclease family protein translates to MSRKRSTTWASVAVLILLVAIGYYLTRHQESTPPGQAPSATGLPPGRDAAARLAALTIAPEGRMTGYSRDRFPHWSAQGDSCDTREVVLQRQGTDVRRDAACKATSGTWVSAYDGVTITEAGKLDIDHTVALAEAWRSGADKWTDEQRQKFANDLGGAQLVAVSATSNRAKGDQDPAKWKPPLESYWCTYADNWISVKTAYGLTVDQAEHDALAAMIARCPA, encoded by the coding sequence ATGAGCCGGAAGCGGTCGACGACCTGGGCAAGCGTGGCGGTGCTGATCCTGCTGGTGGCGATCGGCTACTACCTGACCCGGCACCAGGAGTCGACCCCTCCGGGCCAGGCGCCGTCGGCGACGGGGCTGCCGCCGGGACGGGACGCGGCGGCGCGGCTGGCGGCGCTCACCATCGCGCCCGAGGGCCGCATGACCGGTTACAGCCGGGACCGCTTCCCGCACTGGAGCGCCCAGGGCGACTCCTGCGACACGCGGGAGGTCGTGCTGCAACGCCAGGGGACCGACGTGCGCCGGGACGCGGCGTGCAAAGCCACCTCGGGCACGTGGGTCAGCGCGTACGACGGCGTGACGATCACCGAGGCGGGCAAGCTCGACATCGACCACACCGTCGCGCTGGCGGAGGCGTGGCGCTCCGGCGCGGACAAGTGGACCGACGAGCAGCGCCAGAAGTTCGCCAACGACCTCGGCGGCGCGCAGCTGGTCGCCGTCTCGGCCACCAGCAACCGGGCGAAGGGCGACCAGGACCCCGCCAAGTGGAAGCCGCCGCTGGAGTCGTACTGGTGCACCTACGCGGACAACTGGATCTCGGTGAAGACCGCCTACGGGCTGACCGTCGACCAGGCGGAGCACGACGCGCTGGCCGCGATGATCGCGCGCTGCCCGGCGTGA
- a CDS encoding methionyl-tRNA formyltransferase produces MRVVMFGYQTWGHRTLQALLDSEHEVALVVTHPKSDHAYERIWSDSVADLATEHGVEVVIRNRPDDDELFHKLKEVAPDVIVATNWRTWIPPHIFSLPPRGTLNVHDSLLPAYAGFSPLIWALINDEKEVGVTAHMMDETLDAGDIVLQRAVPVGPRDTTADLFHKTLELFGPITVDGLAEIAKGRTDFTKQDRSKASFFHKRAEEDLRIDWTWEAEELDRLVRAQCAPYPSAFAFHKGKRLEIVEAEVSQARYGGTPGRIFYREGDGVAIVAGAEARRGRNHALLVKRVRTEDGRELPAAEYFTHMGGYLTSRP; encoded by the coding sequence ATGCGGGTCGTCATGTTCGGCTACCAGACCTGGGGGCACCGCACTCTCCAGGCGCTCCTGGACTCCGAGCACGAGGTGGCGCTGGTCGTCACCCACCCCAAGAGCGACCACGCCTACGAGCGGATCTGGAGCGACTCGGTCGCCGACCTCGCCACCGAGCACGGCGTCGAGGTCGTCATCCGCAACCGCCCGGACGACGACGAGCTGTTCCACAAGCTCAAGGAGGTCGCGCCGGACGTCATCGTGGCCACCAACTGGCGCACCTGGATCCCGCCGCACATCTTCTCCCTGCCACCGCGCGGCACGCTGAACGTGCACGACTCGCTGCTGCCCGCCTACGCGGGCTTCTCGCCGCTGATCTGGGCGTTGATCAACGACGAGAAGGAGGTCGGCGTCACCGCGCACATGATGGACGAGACCCTCGACGCGGGCGACATCGTGCTCCAGCGCGCCGTGCCGGTCGGGCCGCGCGACACCACCGCCGACCTGTTCCACAAGACGCTGGAGCTGTTCGGCCCGATCACCGTCGACGGCCTGGCCGAGATCGCCAAGGGGCGCACGGACTTCACCAAGCAGGACCGCTCGAAGGCCAGCTTCTTCCACAAGCGCGCCGAGGAGGACCTGCGCATCGACTGGACGTGGGAAGCCGAGGAGCTGGACCGCCTGGTCCGCGCCCAGTGCGCCCCGTACCCCAGCGCGTTCGCGTTCCACAAGGGCAAGCGCCTGGAGATCGTCGAGGCCGAGGTGTCGCAGGCCCGCTACGGCGGCACGCCGGGCCGCATCTTCTACCGGGAGGGCGACGGCGTGGCGATCGTCGCCGGCGCGGAGGCCCGCCGGGGCCGCAACCACGCGCTGCTGGTGAAGCGCGTCCGCACCGAGGACGGCCGGGAGCTGCCCGCCGCGGAGTACTTCACGCACATGGGCGGGTACCTCACCAGCCGACCCTGA
- a CDS encoding amidohydrolase, producing MILDVKLVGGRFLTLDATRPAASTAGVWGGRVVGLDDVADLPARQVVDLGGAVVLPGFVDAHNHLAWAGRASRTTDVTGCATVAQVLDRLREAERAKWLEVAGYDHRVLDRPLTARDLDAVGPRVYVQDLSGHACVVSSDVVGLLPDAVLRDVERDDEGVPTGFLAEGAQSAVRALMLPYSLADIASDVRLGAEQCLREGVVFAAEAGVGTGLIGSSPLEVAAYQREPLPIRVQLMVSAGELREVRAHETDGVRRALPLGLRTGLGDDWLSIGALKLWTDGGMIARTAALTEPYLGVGGVGQWQDDPEVMRAAILDGHAAGWQLAVHAIGDRAVDFALDALAEARRAVPRPDARHRVEHCGLVRPDQLDRIAALGVTPVVQPTFLWAYGDDYSAIMGPDRAPWLYRGRAFLDRGVVVAGSSDRPVADGNPLRAIQFMVERRSRSGLPVGPDEAVGVLEAITAYTLGAAYACRREGSLGSITPGKLADFVVLDDDPRTCEVSAIGDIGVLATVVGGEFRHDPAGFTG from the coding sequence GTGATCCTCGACGTGAAGTTGGTCGGCGGTCGGTTCCTGACCCTGGACGCCACGCGTCCCGCCGCGTCGACCGCGGGCGTGTGGGGTGGTCGGGTCGTCGGCCTGGACGACGTGGCGGACCTGCCCGCGCGGCAGGTCGTCGACCTGGGCGGCGCGGTGGTGCTGCCCGGTTTCGTCGACGCGCACAACCACCTGGCGTGGGCCGGGCGCGCCTCGCGGACGACGGACGTCACCGGGTGCGCGACCGTCGCGCAGGTGCTGGACCGGCTTCGGGAAGCCGAGCGCGCGAAGTGGCTGGAGGTCGCCGGCTACGACCACCGCGTCCTGGACCGGCCGCTGACGGCCCGCGACCTGGACGCGGTGGGACCGCGCGTGTACGTGCAGGACCTGTCCGGGCACGCGTGCGTGGTGAGCAGCGACGTGGTCGGGCTGCTGCCGGACGCCGTGCTGCGCGACGTCGAGCGGGACGACGAGGGCGTGCCGACCGGCTTCCTGGCGGAGGGCGCGCAGTCGGCGGTGCGGGCGCTGATGCTGCCGTACTCGTTGGCCGACATCGCCTCGGACGTCCGGCTGGGCGCGGAGCAGTGCCTGCGCGAGGGCGTCGTGTTCGCCGCCGAGGCCGGGGTCGGGACGGGGCTGATCGGCAGCAGCCCGCTGGAAGTCGCGGCGTACCAACGGGAACCGCTGCCGATCCGGGTGCAGCTGATGGTGTCGGCCGGCGAGCTGCGCGAGGTGCGGGCGCACGAGACCGACGGGGTGCGCCGTGCCCTGCCGCTGGGCCTGCGCACCGGCCTGGGCGACGACTGGCTGTCCATCGGCGCGCTGAAGCTGTGGACCGACGGCGGCATGATCGCCCGGACGGCGGCGCTGACCGAGCCGTACCTGGGCGTCGGCGGCGTCGGGCAGTGGCAGGACGACCCGGAGGTGATGCGGGCGGCCATCCTCGACGGCCACGCGGCGGGCTGGCAGTTGGCGGTGCACGCCATCGGCGACCGGGCCGTGGACTTCGCCCTGGACGCGCTGGCGGAGGCGCGGAGGGCCGTGCCGCGACCCGACGCGCGGCACCGCGTGGAGCACTGCGGGCTGGTGCGGCCGGACCAGCTCGACCGGATCGCGGCGCTGGGCGTGACGCCGGTCGTGCAGCCGACGTTCCTGTGGGCCTACGGCGACGACTACTCGGCGATCATGGGGCCGGACCGCGCGCCGTGGCTGTACCGGGGTCGGGCGTTCCTCGACCGGGGCGTGGTGGTGGCGGGCAGCTCGGACCGGCCGGTGGCGGACGGGAACCCCTTGCGCGCCATCCAGTTCATGGTGGAGCGGCGCTCCCGGAGCGGCCTGCCGGTCGGCCCGGACGAGGCGGTGGGCGTGCTGGAGGCCATCACGGCCTACACGCTCGGGGCGGCCTACGCGTGCCGGCGCGAGGGTTCGCTCGGCTCGATCACGCCCGGCAAGCTGGCCGACTTCGTGGTGCTGGACGACGACCCGCGCACCTGCGAGGTGTCGGCGATCGGCGACATCGGCGTGCTGGCGACCGTGGTGGGCGGTGAGTTCCGGCACGACCCCGCGGGTTTCACCGGCTGA